In Rickettsia endosymbiont of Lasioglossum villosulum, the DNA window GTTAAAGTCATCTGACTTTGATCGAATAAACTTGAGTAATTAATGGTACGAGGGAAGCTTTTTTTAGTGTTATCTATTGCAAAATTTATCGTAAGTTTATCTGCCTCAATTACAAAAGGTATCTTGCTTTTTTCTCTAATTGAAACCTGATTTTTTGTATCAATAACAGCTACTTTATCATTATTTTTATTATATAAATAAATAGGTTCTTCATCTTTTACAAGAATCCGTGAATTAGCATATTGCATTTCCGGTAATTGATTGATGATATACTCAATATTATCTGTCATTTTTGTCTGTTTTATTCCGTTAAAGCTGTCTTTCAAGGTTATTAGATAATTTAATATAAAGATACAATAAATTATTGCTGGAATAAAAGATACGATAAATAAATATCTTATTCCATAACCATGATATTTTTGATATACATCTTTATAGAACTCTATAGAGCTAATTGATAGACGTAACTGGCGGAGTAATGTATTCAATCCTCCTAATATATATGATAACAGATACATTATTTTATTAAACTTTTATACATAAACAGCAGTAATATAGCGTATTATTATAGAAAATTGCAAATTTTTAGTGTATTAAAGTCTAATTTATATATAAGTTTATTGATAAAAAATTATTTATTTACTAATATTTATATTTCGATAAACAATATTAATTTTATATGCTACTTCCTGAAATAACTTTAACTTTAACGGCACTTTTAAGCCAATTCTTTGCCGTAATGCTGCAAGGTAAAAATAGAATTGTTGCTAATATAACTATTTTACTTACCATATTAACAATTTTCGTTATTTTAAAATATTCTTACTCTGAAAGTATATTATACCTAGATTATGTAATGTTTACTACTAATGCAAATATTGCTAATTATAAGGCTATCATATTGATATTTACTATAATATCTATGATAATTTACCGAGATTATTCGGTGCGTAGCGGTGAACCACTAAAATTTGAATTTATAACTTTGATATTATTATCTACAGTTGGGATTTTTGTGGCAATTTCAGCACAGAATTTTTTATTACTTTTCTGTGCTATGGAGCTTACTGCTCTAACTTCTTATATACTTGCTGGTTTTAAATTGAGCGATATTAAATCATCAGAGGGAGCATTAAAATATTTTATATTAGGCAGTTTAGTTAGCTGCTTATCATTATTTGGTATTTCTTTTATATATGGATTTGGCGGAAGCTTACAATTTTCAGATATATTTTATAAGCTAAATGATAGCTCTTCGGTAAATTTAGGTTTAGTAATTGGTGTAGTATTATTTTTAAGCAGTATTTTCTTTAAGCTTTCAAGTGCCCCCTTGCATTTTTGGGTACCAGATGTATATGAGGGATCACCTATCGCTTCAGTTACTTATTTTACAGCGGCTTCAAAAATTGGAGCTGTTGCCATTTTATTAAATATCGAAAATTTAATTATCAAAAACTATCACCCTATTAGCTATAATCTGATAAAAATAATTGCTTTATTATCTATGATATTTGGTGCTCTTGGTGCTATTCGTCAAACTTCCTTAAAAAGATTAATGGCATATAGTACCATTCTAAATATCGGTTATGTATTAATCGGCGTATTGCTGCGTACTGAAGATGGCAATAAAGCTGCTATGCTCTATATGTTGATATATGCAGCCGCAAGTATAGGGTTCTTTACTTGCCTGATTATGTTACTCGGAAACCAAACAGACAAAGCCAATTTTGAAAGCATACAAGGAATTGCAGGAAACCATAAAGCTATAGCTGCTGCAATTTTTATAATTATGTTTTCTATGATAGGTATCCCGCCGCTTGCTGGCTTTCTTGGAAAATACTACCTCTTTTACCAAGCAATTACCCAAGAAGAGTTTTTGCTTGCTTATTTTGGTATCTTTACTAGCGTCATTGCGGCTTTTTACTATCTTAAAATAATTAAAACGATGTATTTTGCTGAAAAACCTAATCCAACAAAAATACCTATTTCCTACGGGTTATTATTAATTAATTTTGTAGTAATAGGGTTTTTACTCTTCGGATCTTTCATTATTTCATCTTAGGTTTAAATGAATTTAGGTAGATATAAGCTATTTGTTTTTGATGAATTAGATAGCACAAACCTTGAAGCCATTAGAATAGCTAAAAATAATAAACCTGATAGAGATTATATCATACTTGCTAAATCTCAAACCGAAGGACGTGGCATAAGCGGTAAAAACTGGCAATCTACTTCCGGCAATTTACATGCTAGTTTACTAATTAAGCCAAATAAAGAGCTTGAATTACTACCGCAATTGTCTTTCGTTACAGCCCTAGCGGCTTATGATAGTGTGGTACATGTCATACCGTGGCTTGACCACGGTATCCAGAAAATAAATGGGATTCCTATACAAGCACGCGGGATGACGCCCCTAGTTCTTAAAAAAATCCAATTAAAATGGCCAAATGATGTTTTAGTAGGGGGTAAAAAAATATCCGGTATACTTCTTGAATCGGTTAAAGTAGAAGATGCTTATTATCTTATTATCGGTGTTGGTATTAATATTACTTATCACCCAATAAATATCGACCAGCCCACTACTAGCTTAGTAGCTGAAGAACTTCCCGTTATCACCCCTCAAGCTTTACTTGAAATATTAATAGAAAATTTTGAAAAATATTATCAAATTTGGGAGCAAGAAGGCTTTTCATTTATTAGAGAAGCATGGCTGAAACATGCTTATAAGTTACATGAAAATATTAGTGTTAAATATCAAAATGACATTGTTACAGGCACTTTTCAAGGTATCGATTCCATAGGTAGAATAATATTGCAACTACCTTCCAAAAAAATACTCTCTTTTTCTACTGCTGAACTTTCCTTTTAGCAAAAATATTACTAAATTTAAATTGTAAATTTAATTATTGTTAATTATTTTTCCGTCATTGCGGGAAGAAACTGCAAGTTTCAACGCAGCAATCTCATGTGTTCCTTGCAAGGCATTGTCTGCATGGGTACTAAGTCGTCATTGCGAGCGAATGAAATGAGCGTGGCAATCCAGAAAAAATAATAAAAAATGCTAATTTTATTAGTATTTGGATCCCGCGATCAAGTCGCGGGATGACAGGGGGAGAATGATTCACGTTGGTAATACCTCCTCTCAATGACAATAAAAGCTTAAGCCCTTAAATTAAAAAGTAATAACATATGCCTCAAAACAATAACCCTAACCCTATTTCACAAATATTTATGAATAAGGCTAATGAGCAATTTAGTAAAATAAAAAAACTGAACTTTAGCCCAACTCCTAGTATTGATGATATTAAAAAACTAAAAGCCATGTCAGAGCATGCAGAAAAATATTTTAAATATGCTTTATTCACAGGTTGTGATAATGCAGCTTATGAGTTAATTCAATTATATGATTTTATATTTACAAAATACCCTGACTCTCAGAATAATGATTTGGAAAAAAAAATATTCCGCGATGATTTAGTTTTATTAGGTCCGAAATTTGAAATTGCCGAATGTGAGCAAATGAATTTAATATTTAACCCACCTACGACAAACGAAAGCGAGATAAATATTTCCTACGATGCTATTTGCAGAACACGAGAATATTTTAGTAATAAAAAATTAGTTGATAATCCTGAAACAAATGATGAGATTATTAATTATTACCTCAAATCTTTTGAAGCAATATCAGAGAAACAGTATTTTAATTCAATAAAAGAAATTACAGGTACAGTTTTAAATTGTGCTGATAAAAAAACTTTAGATTTTATAATTGATGATCATAAACCAAAGATAAAGCCGACTATTACTTTTTATAAAAATAATAAATTACATGAGATCTATTGCGATGCAGAAAAAGATATATCAATAACGATAGTTTATGACACACAAAACAACAACGAGGAAGTTAATCTTAGCGGCTATCCAAACCTTTTAGAAATTATCAATCATTTCTTTAGTATATAAAATCGTATTCAATATGACAAAAAAGAAACCTCCTAAAGTTTATAAAAATGTATATATGACACATGATTATCTATACGAAGAAGGAAAAAAATTCTATCAAGAAGCTATAAACATAGAATTTCCACAAGAGAGAGATCTAACTCCAGATAAAGAAAAGAATTTTAATGCAGCTAAAGAAACTTATTTTAAAGCCATACTATATTTTCAAGGAGCTATGCTTTTAGGAAGTAAAGATGCTTGTGCATATTTGAATGCATTTTATAATAAAAATTATTTAGGAATCGACAATCAATATGCAAGTAATTTAATAAAAATGCTGAGTACTATAACAAAATATACAGATCATATAAATAGGACAAATTCCATATATTTAAAGAATTTTGGAATAGTCAGTGATTCTGATCTTAAAGAGCTAGCTTTTATAGAAACAGGAATAATTAATATTGCATCCAAAAGCTGGGATAAAATTCCTGTTCCTGAGTACTTAATTCTTGCTAATATACAAACCATTATAAGAGATTTTAATAATCCTTTACCTCCTGAAGGTCGCTTAATTACTAATATAAGCGTTTTTGATGGTAGGGAGGAAGTATTTTAAAAAATAGAACTGGAAAAAGAAGAAAAAGAGCAAGAGCTATTAAGTGCATTCACTATATTAAATAACGATACTGCTTCTGGGGTAGTGAAAAAACAAATATTTAATGACAAATCAACAAAATTAATGGGAGAAAATCTAGACTTACTAGATGGTGCAGTACTTTGCACTATATCTTAAAAAAGGAATGAAAACGATGAAAGAAAAATTACCTCATCTTTACGAAATAATAAAAAAGGCATTAAGCGATTATGATGAATATATTGAAATACCTCTTAGAACATCAAAGGATTTAGAAATAACACAAAATAATGAAGCAGTTCTAATTGAACTATATAGAAGATTAAAAGAAATATTCGTTTATGGCGAAGCAAAAGCAGCTTGGTATCTAGCTCAATTCTATTATAATGGTTGGTTATTTGAAAAAGATTGTACGATAGGCAATTTTATTATTGCAATAGGAATAAAGCTTGGTTCTATAAGATGTGCAAATAATGGATTTAAAGGTGACATATCAAAAGATTTAGCCAAAGATTGTGCTAAAGCTATTAAAAATACTAAAAATCAATATCAATTAGACACAAATAGTATTATTACTGACGAAATAAGGAAAAATGCCGAATCTAATTTTAAAAGAAATTTAGAAAATTCTGAATTAAAAAATATATTTGAACCAAAATTTTTTCCTACTTCTTTAGACATATTACAAGAAGCATTAAAATATTATTCTGAAAATATAAAATTACCTCTTACTCAATCAAAAGATTGTACATTAAAAATAACACAAGATAATAAATATATTATATCCAAAATATATGTAAAATTAAAAGAAGCTTTAGTTTGTGGTCAAGAAAATGCCGCTTGGTACTTAGCTCAATTTTATTATAATGGCTGGTTGGTTGAAAAAAATATTATTTATGGAGACTTTATACTTGCGATAGGAAAGCATTTTGAATCTAAAAAATGCTCTAATAGCGATTATAAAGGAGAAGATATTTTAACAGATTACTTACAAAAATTAGTTACAGTTTGTGCTAATTCTATTTCCAATAACAAGTATGTATACCGAGCAGGTATTAATGATACAACGAAGCACAATGCAGAATGTGACATTAATATACATTTAACAATACTGATTTAAAAGACATATTTAATAGTTCAGAATCAACTATTATTCCCACAATTTCAGCTCCTTTACCTAGTACCACACACCAACCATCTAATACAGTAAGGCGAGCTACTCAAAGCGATATAAAAGATTTCAAAAATAAAAAAACTAATAATATAAAAAAAACAAAAAGTACAATAGATTATAATATTAAAGTTGAAAAAGATGAAGAAACAAATTCAGTATTAACAAGCAACAAACCTACTAATATACCAAAAACACAAAGCGAAGTAAATTATAACTCTGCTACTACTAAAAAGGTTGAAGAAAAAACTTTAGTATTAAGAGGCAATAATTATTATCATGAACAACTTGTTAATACACAAGAACCACGAAACACAATAAATATCGAAAATGATGATGATGGAACTCCAGTATTAGGAAAACAAGGATGTACTTGTTTAATAATGTAATAAATAGGATATATTTTGAAAATCGTAGAAATAAATAATAAAGAAATTTTTTATTTAATGCCTAAAAATCAGTTACTTGAAAAAGGTCTGCGACAAGTTGAGATATTATCTATTTTTGAGACAATTTGGGATTCTTATGCTGAAAAAACGATAAATTTATTATTTGAGTCGGCAGTTGAAAATCTAACCTGTGCTATGCTGCTTGGCGAAGAAAAAGCTATTTTGCCGCTTGCACAACTTTATTCTAAAGGTACTATTTATGGTATTTTGCCGGATTTAGTCTTTAGTGATTACATTATCTTGCTGGGTCGAAAACTTGAATATGAAATATGTAATGATATCCCTTTGCAACTTATCACTAATACTAAATATTTTGATAAACAGTTAGAAGATCTAGCTATTATTATTACTTCTAATACCTTATTTTACTATTCTAATTTTAGATGTATAGGGGAAGATATTAAAAAAAAATCGTTAGGGATTGTAATAAGCAGTTCAAAGAAGAATGGCATTTTTGTAAATTTGAATATCCTGATTTAACGTTATCATCTTTTGAGATATTGGAGGAAGAGCAGGATTCAGTAACTGTAACAAACTTTGGATGATAATAAATGTTTAATGTCTTGATTGGGTTCTCTTGCTGTCGCATGGCTTGGTTTTTCTGTCATTGCGAGAAAGTTATGTAATAACCAACGAAGCAATCTTAGGAGTTTTACTTCATGAGATTGCCACGCCACTTTCAGTGGCTCGCAATGACATCCATTTAATACAAAAACAACTTCTTCTGGCTCTTCGATTCTTCGTTTACATTATTGCTACTTTGCGGATAACCATGATCTAATGTTTTTAAATAATCCCCTATTGCTTTAGAGAATTCTTCCATTTTATAACGGAAGAAATGGTCAGCACCGCTAATAATTTTACATCCAACCTTAATATGAGCTTGTTGTTTAGATAACTTACTTGCTAAATCTTTTACTGCTTCAGCTGAAACTATACTATCACTATCACCTTGTAGTACAAATCCTGGAATAGGGCAAGGCGAAAGGAATGAAAAATCATATTTATTTACCGGAGGCGAAATAGCAATAAAGTTATTTATTTCAGGGCGTCTCATCACAAGTTGCATAGCTATCCATGCACCGAATGAAAACCCTAATACTAAATTAGACTGAGCGTTTGGATTATTCTGCTGTAACCAATCAAGTGCTGTTCCGGCATCTATAACCTCACCCACCCCATTATTAAAGTTACCCTCTGAATGCCCTACTCCTCTGAAGTTAATACGTAGAACTGTATAGCCATGCTCAGATAAAACTTTATAGGCGTTATACACTACTGTATTATTCATATCACCGCCATGCAAAGGATGGGGATGAAGAACCAATGCAACAGGAGCATTATATGCTTCTGCTTTTACATATATTCCTTCGATTCGCCCCTCAGGACCGTTAAAATAAATTCGCGACATAATTATTTGTAATATTTAATTTGTTTTTGTTAATAAACTTTGCGTCATTGCGAGCGGAAACTTTATCACTCTGTCATCCCGTGGCTTGACCACGGGATAACAACATTCTTTTATTTACATAGGCAATGCTTCCTCGCAATAACAACTCATCAAGAGAATACTGCCCTTTCGACTGCCTCAGCATTATGCTGCACTAAATCTTTCGCTATTTCCTTAGTAATCATCTTTTTCAGACCATTTTTAAGCTCATGACGAACGCAACCAAGCATTTGCGGTTCAGCAACTATAATTAGTTCTTTATATTTAGCCTGATCTTGACCTACTGCTTTTTCTAAATGTTTTATAACGCTTTTTGCTGCTTCTTTGTGTTCTATATCTTTTAAAGAAGTATGAGGCTCAAACAATGAAGCAGGCGTAGATTTATTTTGGTATAAACTCTGTCTTTTTTCTCTATGGTGGTGATGCTCTTCCAAATCTAAAGGTAACTTTAAAGGCTTATTATTAGTAATTTTAACTCCTTGAGCATCGTAAAGCATCATTTGCTTACTATCGATCACTGCAATTAATTTTAATGCTGTTGTATTATTCATAATACCTCCATAAGAATAGTTGGTAATTGTATGATAATACTAATTATTTCTTAATCCAAGACTAATTTAATACAAATAACAAATTACATTAGTAATTTGCTATTCGAGTAAGTATTAATTTAATAATTTTTGCTTTTCACTATTAATTATCTCTTCAATCTTATCATTAAGAATCCGCACCTCGGTCTGTTCTACCTCTTCCCTTTCTATTACTCCAATAATTTTTACCTTTATAGTTCCAGGCTGTTTAAACCAAAAGCCTCTAGGCCAAAATAAGCCGGCATTATGTGCCATCATTACTATCGGCACTTTAGTAATAGAAGCAAGCTTTACAGCACTTGGCTTAAATTTTACTGTTCGATCAGGCGGAACTTTTGTTGATTCAGGAAATATTATTAACCATAAACCTTCCTTGATTTTTTCCTCACCCTCTCTTAAAATTTGGGCAACTGAACTATTAGTGCCACGATTTACTGCAATCGGCTTAACCATACGAAGTCCCCAACCAAGTAGCGGTATATTAAATAGCTCACGTTTTAATACCCACGAATGTTTAGGGATAATAAGCTGCATAAACATCTGATCCCAAAAGGATTGATGGTTAGATACAACTATTGAAATGGTTTTAGGTAATTTCTCAAGCCCCTCTACCTCATATTTCAAACCACAACAAATTTTTGCAAGCCACACAAAAGTATAAGAAAAGATAACAGCGATCCTATATCTTATTTGATAGTTGACATTGAAAAACGTTACGGGTATGTAACATATAAGAAAAAAGATAAAAGTAAATAACGATAATAATCCGTAAAATGATAAAATTCTTAAACGCCAAAGCATATAGTAAAAATTAAATATTAATTTGGTATATATACATATATTTGTTAATGAATACAATAATAAAGGTATAAAATGAAAAAAACTGTTCTTTCAGGTGTGCAAGCTACTGGTTCTTTGCATCTTGGTAACTATTTAGGCTCGATTCGAAACTGGGTTAAAATGCAGGAAGAATATAATTGTTTTTTCTTTTTGGCTGATCTGCATTCTATTACTGTTGATATAGCACCTAGTGAACTTAAAAGATCGGTTATAGAAACACTTGCGATTTATTTAGCAGCAGGCCTTGACCCTAATAAAGTCACAATTTTTGCTCAGAGTATGGTAAAAGAACATGCTGAACTTGCTTGGTTGCTGAATTGCGTAACACCGCTCGGCTGGTTAAAACGCATGACGCAGTTTAAGGATAAGGCTGGAAAGGACCAAGAAAAAGCATGCCTTGGGCTTTTTTCCTATCCGGTACTTATGGCTGCTGATATACTGATATATAAGGCCGATATAGTGCCTGTTGGTGAGGACCAAAAGCAGCATTTGGAACTAACTAGAGATATCGCCGGCGTAATTAATAGGAAGTTTAATAAGGAAATTTTAAAAGTACCTGATGTTTTAATTGGTGGCTCAGGAACAAGAATTATGAGTCTTAGAGATGGCAGTAAAAAAATGAGCAAATCCGATTCTTCAGATTTTTCTCGTATTAATTTAAAAGATGATAATGATCTTATTCATCAAAAAATTAAAAAAGCCAAAACAGATCATTTAAGTTTTGTTAGTTATGATAAAGAAGCAAGACCAGAGATTAGTAATTTATTAGACATCTATACAAGCTTATCAGAAGAAAAACTTGAGAATATAATTCAGAATTATGAGAATCAAGGCTTTGCAAAATTTAAAGAAGATTTAGCAGAAATTATTATTACAAATCTGCAACCGATGCGTGATAAATATTTAGAGTTAATGAATGATCAGGAATATTTATTCAAAATACTTCACCAAGGTGCAGAGAAAGCAAGAATTAGAGCGTCTGAAACTGTAAATGAGTTAAAAGAACAATTTGGCTTCGTGATATGAAGTAGATTTTGAGAGATACCAAATCGTCATTGCGAGGAAATTACGGAGTAATTGACGAAGCAATCTCAGGAATTTTATACTGTTTTATGAGATTGCCGCGTCGATGCTAGCATCTCCTCGCAATGACGAAAAAACCGCTCCACACAACAATGCTGATTTAATAAGACCTTGCCATCAATTTTTTTAAATTAAACGAGCATAGTAAAGATTTTTTACGATTTTTCTTGAATTATGCTATATTTTTTGCTATGAATCTTCTTGGATAGGTGGCCGAGCGGTTTAAGGCACTAGTCTTGAAAACTGGCGTACGGGCAACCGTACCGTGGGTTCGAATCCCACCCTATCCGCCAACCTAAAAAACCCTTTATTCCTCATAGTTTAGCTGTTGAAAAAGCAAAAATATCATCAAATATTTTTTCAAAAGATTCCCTGCTTATAAAATAATATTTATATTTTTTGGTAAATATTTAGAATATCTTTCTAAAGAATTTTTTATTGCTTCAAAGGATATTGTAAAAAAA includes these proteins:
- a CDS encoding DUF1189 family protein gives rise to the protein MYLLSYILGGLNTLLRQLRLSISSIEFYKDVYQKYHGYGIRYLFIVSFIPAIIYCIFILNYLITLKDSFNGIKQTKMTDNIEYIINQLPEMQYANSRILVKDEEPIYLYNKNNDKVAVIDTKNQVSIREKSKIPFVIEADKLTINFAIDNTKKSFPRTINYSSLFDQSQMTLTPEIIKKYFADNLMYLPNLFIYLGMPAIILFWFVTFFLERSIIILLVCVAFKLLFNKVSVQDATRLVMFSSGVPILLQPVVPFVPVLGTILQILQIFTTCLLFIAIWQVNKNRKFSSYL
- the nuoN gene encoding NADH-quinone oxidoreductase subunit NuoN, whose protein sequence is MLLPEITLTLTALLSQFFAVMLQGKNRIVANITILLTILTIFVILKYSYSESILYLDYVMFTTNANIANYKAIILIFTIISMIIYRDYSVRSGEPLKFEFITLILLSTVGIFVAISAQNFLLLFCAMELTALTSYILAGFKLSDIKSSEGALKYFILGSLVSCLSLFGISFIYGFGGSLQFSDIFYKLNDSSSVNLGLVIGVVLFLSSIFFKLSSAPLHFWVPDVYEGSPIASVTYFTAASKIGAVAILLNIENLIIKNYHPISYNLIKIIALLSMIFGALGAIRQTSLKRLMAYSTILNIGYVLIGVLLRTEDGNKAAMLYMLIYAAASIGFFTCLIMLLGNQTDKANFESIQGIAGNHKAIAAAIFIIMFSMIGIPPLAGFLGKYYLFYQAITQEEFLLAYFGIFTSVIAAFYYLKIIKTMYFAEKPNPTKIPISYGLLLINFVVIGFLLFGSFIISS
- a CDS encoding biotin--[acetyl-CoA-carboxylase] ligase; this encodes MNLGRYKLFVFDELDSTNLEAIRIAKNNKPDRDYIILAKSQTEGRGISGKNWQSTSGNLHASLLIKPNKELELLPQLSFVTALAAYDSVVHVIPWLDHGIQKINGIPIQARGMTPLVLKKIQLKWPNDVLVGGKKISGILLESVKVEDAYYLIIGVGINITYHPINIDQPTTSLVAEELPVITPQALLEILIENFEKYYQIWEQEGFSFIREAWLKHAYKLHENISVKYQNDIVTGTFQGIDSIGRIILQLPSKKILSFSTAELSF
- a CDS encoding alpha/beta hydrolase — its product is MSRIYFNGPEGRIEGIYVKAEAYNAPVALVLHPHPLHGGDMNNTVVYNAYKVLSEHGYTVLRINFRGVGHSEGNFNNGVGEVIDAGTALDWLQQNNPNAQSNLVLGFSFGAWIAMQLVMRRPEINNFIAISPPVNKYDFSFLSPCPIPGFVLQGDSDSIVSAEAVKDLASKLSKQQAHIKVGCKIISGADHFFRYKMEEFSKAIGDYLKTLDHGYPQSSNNVNEESKSQKKLFLY
- a CDS encoding host attachment protein, which encodes MNNTTALKLIAVIDSKQMMLYDAQGVKITNNKPLKLPLDLEEHHHHREKRQSLYQNKSTPASLFEPHTSLKDIEHKEAAKSVIKHLEKAVGQDQAKYKELIIVAEPQMLGCVRHELKNGLKKMITKEIAKDLVQHNAEAVERAVFS
- a CDS encoding lysophospholipid acyltransferase family protein codes for the protein MLWRLRILSFYGLLSLFTFIFFLICYIPVTFFNVNYQIRYRIAVIFSYTFVWLAKICCGLKYEVEGLEKLPKTISIVVSNHQSFWDQMFMQLIIPKHSWVLKRELFNIPLLGWGLRMVKPIAVNRGTNSSVAQILREGEEKIKEGLWLIIFPESTKVPPDRTVKFKPSAVKLASITKVPIVMMAHNAGLFWPRGFWFKQPGTIKVKIIGVIEREEVEQTEVRILNDKIEEIINSEKQKLLN
- the trpS gene encoding tryptophan--tRNA ligase, with product MKKTVLSGVQATGSLHLGNYLGSIRNWVKMQEEYNCFFFLADLHSITVDIAPSELKRSVIETLAIYLAAGLDPNKVTIFAQSMVKEHAELAWLLNCVTPLGWLKRMTQFKDKAGKDQEKACLGLFSYPVLMAADILIYKADIVPVGEDQKQHLELTRDIAGVINRKFNKEILKVPDVLIGGSGTRIMSLRDGSKKMSKSDSSDFSRINLKDDNDLIHQKIKKAKTDHLSFVSYDKEARPEISNLLDIYTSLSEEKLENIIQNYENQGFAKFKEDLAEIIITNLQPMRDKYLELMNDQEYLFKILHQGAEKARIRASETVNELKEQFGFVI